The nucleotide window CGACATCGACCGCGGTGTAGGCGCGCCCGACCTCGACCGGGTAATGAGCGTCGCTCCCCCCGGTCATCGGCAGCTCGTACTGCTCGGCCAGACGCTCGACCCACTCGCGGGTCCGGGGATGTTTGCCGTTGACCTCGATGGCGTCGAAAGCCGCATCGACCTCCCTCACTGTGGAGTTACGGTACGGATGGGCGATGATGGCCGCACAGTCGCGTTCGTGGGCGATGTCGACGACTTCACCGGGTGTTAGCTCGCCGGGATCGGTCTCGTTCGGGGGATCGGGCCCGACCACGAGCACGTGCCCTCGTGTGGTCGAGACCTCGATGCCAGGGAGCACGGCCACGCCAGCGATCCCGTCGTCGAACGCGCGGTAGTAGTCGTGGTTGGTGGTGGCGACCCCGTCGAGACCGCGCGCCCGCGCGACCCCCGCGAGCAGTCGGCCGCCGAGCGGGTCGTAGACGTCGCCAAGCCGTCGATGACCGTGAAAAAAGCGCGTGTGCGCGTGGAGATCGATGCGGTACACGGCCGAACGCGGTGTCGGTAGGCCTTTGCTGTTGCGACGTGAGGTCGTTACATGACCACGGCGGGATCGTCGCTCCGCTCCGACGGCGGGACGGACGCGCGCGAACTCATCTACAATCCGCTCAGCGGGAGCGCCGATCACACGGACGAGATCTACGACTATGCCGACGAATACGGCGTTTCGGTCCGGGAGACGAGCGAGAGCGGTGACGCCATCGATCTCGCCCGCGAGAGTGACGCCGACTATCTCGGGGCCGCCGGCGGCGACGGCACCGTTCACGAGGTCGTGCGCGGACTCCACGAGGCCGACGCCTTCGATTCGACCGTCGTCGGCGTCGTCCCGACGGGCACCGGCAACAACTTCGCGGGCAACATCGGCGTCGAGAGCATCGCGGACGGTTTCGAGGTGCTCGACGGCGGCGAGACACGGGAGATCGACCTCGGCATCGCCAACGGGCGGCCGTTCGTCAACTCCGCCATCGCGGGCCTGACCGCGGACGCGAGCTCCGAGACCACCTCCGAGATGAAGGACTCGCTCGGCGTGCTCGCCTACGTCGTCAACACCGTCCAGACGGCGACCGATTTCGACGGGCTCCCGCTCGAAATCGAGACCGCCGCCGGCGACGACGCCTGGAGCGGCGACGCGGCGTTCGTCCTCGTGGGCAACGGCCGACGCTTCCCCGTCGAGGGGCGCACCCAGGCCGACATGGAGGACGGTCGGTTCGAAATCACCGTCATCGAGGACCGGCCGACGGGACAACTCGTCGGCGAAGCGACGCTCCGGCGACTGCTCGGCAGCGACACCGCGAACATCACCCGGCTCGAAAGTTCGTCCCTGTCGATCTCGGTTCGTGAGGACGATCCGGGCACCTTCAGCCTCGACGGCGAGATGCTCTCGGCGCGCGAACTCGACATCGACGTCGACGCGAGCGCACTCTCGATCCGCGTCGGCGACGGCTACGAGCCCGACCCGCCGGCGATCGACGAGCAGTAGGCCGCAGTCGAAGGCGATATGAACGCAGTCCGCGAGCAACCACCATGAGCACACGAGACGCCACCGATGAAAGCAGCGAAACCCCGAATGCCGAGCAGCAGCTCGTCGCGGTCGACGAAAACGACGAGCCAGAGGGAATCGTCGAGCGCCTCGACGCCCACACCGGCGACGGCGTTCGTCACCGCGCCTTTACGGCAATGCTGTTCGACGAGATGGGCAACCTCCTGCTCGCCCAGCGCAGCCCCGAGAAACGGCTCTGGGACGCCGGCTGGGATGGCACCGTGGCCTCCCACCCCCGCGAGGGCGAGGAGCAGCTCGACGCCACGCGCAAACGACTCGAAGAGGAACTCGGCGTCACGCCCGACCAGTACGACGATCTCCGGGCGACCGACCGCTTCGAGTACAAACGCTACTACTACGACGAGGGGCTCGAATGGGAGGTCTGCACCGTCCTGAAGGCGACACTCACCGACACCACGATCGATCCCGACGACAGCGAGGTCGGCGGCGTGCTCTGGGTGCCCTACGAACGCCTCCACGAGCATCCGCGCTGGTACCGCCAGCTCGATCTCTGTCCCTGGTTCGAGATCGCCATGCGCCGCGACTTCTAACACGTACCTTTTTACTGCGTCGGGTACGCTCGCTTCGCTCGCGTACCGCTCCTTGCAAAAAGCTACGCTAAAAACTCCCGCTCGCGCCTGCGGCGCTCGCGGTGAACCGCGCTCACTACGTTCGCGCGGATGCTACCGCAACCGCTCTGACAGCACCGCCGAAGCCCTCGGGGCGCGCTCACTCCGTTCGCTACTCGCTCGGCTCCGCCTCGCTCGCGCCCCTCGCCCTTCATCCACCAGGAGCTGCGACCGCCATGGCGGCCACGCCACAGCCGCAGCATGGCTGCCGCGAGTGCCGTACCCCAACGGACTTGACTCGTCGGTACTAGTGGCGGACAATGGCGACGTGTGACGTCTGCGGCAGATCGGAAAACATGCCGTACCACTGCCGACACTGCGGCGGGACCTTCTGTGGCGAGCACCGTCTGCCCGAGAGCCACGACTGTCCGGGCCTCGACAACTGGAACGATCCCGAGGGCGTCTTCGACAGCGGGTTCGACGACAGCGTGAACAACCGGGGCGGCGGGTCGTCGGGCTGGCTCTCGGGGCTGCTCGATACCGGCACCGGCGGCCCGCTCGGCTACTTCCGCGGCAACATGACGTTCGTCTTCCTCGGCCTGATGTTCATCACGTACGCTCTCCAGTGGGTCGTCCTACTGACTGCGCCCTCGTATCACAACGCTCTCTTCGTCATCTCGCCCGAACATCCACTGTACGTCTGGACGTGGTTCACGTCGATATTCGCCCACAGCCCCACCAGCATCACACATATCCTGTTCAATGCTATCGTCATCTACTTCTTCGGCCGCATCGTCGAGAGCTACATCGGCTCGCGCAATTTCACGCTGCTCTTTCTCGGGAGCGGTGCGCTCGCCGGACTCGGACAGATCGGTATCCAGATGCTCCAAGGCGGTTCGACGGGTGCGCTCGGTGCGAGCGGTGCCGCGCTCGCTATCTTGGGCGTCCTGACGGTGCTCAATCCGAGCCTGCGGGTATATCTCTACTTCTTCATTCCCGTCCCGATCTGGCTGCTCACCATCGGTTACGTCGTCATCTCCGTTTCGGGCGTGATCGGTGGGCCGGCCATCGGCGGCGTCGCCAACGCCGCCCACCTCGTCGGTTTACTCGTCGGGCTCGCCTATGGCCAGCGCGTCAAGGGTCGAAAGCGCATGCCCAATCAGCTTCAGTTCGGCGGCGGGCGCGGCGGTGGCGGCATGGGCGGTCCCGGACGCGGACGGGGACCGTTCTGATGGAACCCGTCCGTCCGGAGTTCGTCCCCGATCCCGATAGCTCGCGCGAGGAGATGGAGGCCCTCCAGCGCACGGTCGCCGACGAAGCGATCTTCGCTGATGAGTTCCCGTTCGATCCCGCAACCGTTTCGATGGCGAACACGCTCACACCCACGACCGGTGACTCGCCCATCGTTGTCGGTATCGACCAGGCCTTTCTCGACGAGCGGGCGGTCGGTGCGGTCGTCGCCTTGCGCGACGGCGAGGTGATCGAACGCGCGAGCGCCGCCGTCGACTGCGAGTTTCCGTATATCCCCGGCCTGCTCTCCTTTCGCGAGGCCGGGGCGATCGTTGCTGCGGTCGGGAATCTCGATACCCAGCCCGACCTCGCGGTGTTCGACGGCAGCGGGCGCATCCACTACCGTGAGGCGGGTCTCGCCACCCACCTCGGCGTCGTCTTCGATCTCCCGAGCATCGGCGTCGCCAAGAACCTGCTCTGTGGCAGCCCGCAGGGCTCGCTCGACGGACGTTCAGAGGGTGCGCGCGTCGCCATCGACGCCGACGAGGACGTCGAGGGGACAGACGAGATCATCGGCTACGCGCTTCAGACGCGCCAGTACGACTCCGGGAATCGCCACATCAACCCGGTCTACGTGAGCCCGGGCCATCGCGTCGGTCCCGAGACGGCCGCGGATCTCGTCGAGCAGCTCTGCGACGGCTACAAGCTCCCTGAACCGACGCGACTCGCCGACAGCCACGCCGCGACAGCGAAAGGCGAGTTCGGCGAGCGGGCGCGGAACGACGGAAGTTAACTACCCGGCCCGAGAGGAATGGGATAGAATGGCGAAAACCGTACTCATCACGGGCTGTTCGTCGGGCATCGGCCGCGCGACGGCCGAGGCCTTCCTCGACGCCGAATGGACCGTCTACGCGACCGCCCGTGACGACGCCGACGTCTCGAATCTCGAACTGGCGGGCTGCGAGACCGCCGCGCTCGACGTGACCGACGACGATCAGGTCGAGAGCGTCGTCGAGCGGATCGTCGAGGAGACCGACAGGATCGACTGTCTGGTGAACAACGCGGGCTACGGCCAGTTCGGACCGATCGAGGACGTCCCCACCGAACGGGCCCGTGAGCAATTCGAGACCAACACCCTCGGCCCGCACCGACTGATTCGGGCCGTCCTCCCACATATGCGTGACCGCGGACGCGGCCGCATCATCAACGTTTCGAGCACTGCCGGCCGCTTCGCCACCCCGGGTCGTGGCGTCTACGCCGGCTCGAAATCCGCGCTCGAAGCGATGTCTGAGTCGTTGCGCACGGAGGTCGCCGACTACGGCATCGACGTCTCGGTCGTCGCACCTGGCCCGGTCGCCACCGCATTCGACGAGCGCGCCGGTGACGAACTCGACGGGCTCGAACGATCGGGTGCCTACGAGGTGTTCTACGACTACTTCGAGGATTACCGGACCGTGGTCGAGGGCGGTGTCGGCACCGTCAGCCCCGCTGACGTCGCCGATGCGATCCTCGATGCAGCGGTCGCACCCGATCCGCCGGCGCGCTATCCCGTCGGAACGCTCGCGGGGGTCGCCGAGTACGCTCGCTTCCTCCCTGCCGGCGTGCGCAACTCGCTCTACGATCTCGTCCGCCGCTTCGTGTAGCTCGAAATCAACTATACGTATAGACCGGCAGCCGAGTGGATCCCTCGGCAAACGTGGCTATCGACGCTCTCAGCACAGGCGATAGGAACTGATGACGAGATTACCGGATCGTCGTCGACGAGCAGTCAGGATCTTTCGGTGAGCTGCAGGTAGAGAAACGCCTGCATCCCGGCCAGAAACGAGTCCATGATGAGGACGCCACCGATCTCCGCGACGAACGCCGACTGCACGATCCCGAACAACGAAACGAGAACGACGAGCCCACAGACGAACACGAGCGTGACCGCGAACGCGGTGGCGAGGACGGAGCCGTTCATCAGTCGCCAGCTCGTGGTGAGCGCCTCGGCCGGCCCGTACCCGTCGATCATCACCGCCGGCGTGGAGAGAAACAGTCGCAGATAGAGATACAGTCCGGGGAGGGCGAACACGAAGAACCCGATCCAACCGATACTGCCCGGAACGGCGAGCGCCATCCCACCGACGAGCACCGACAGATACGACGCGACCGTCGCGAGAAACGCCATGAACAGCCGGAGCAGAAACGGCGAATCCGTGCGCGTCCGTCCACCGAGCGCTCGGTAGGCGATAACGACCCCGACGAGGATCAGCAACAGCCGTGCCGCAACGCCGGTGAACGGCGGGAGTACGATCCCGAATAGACCTGAAACGATAAACAGACCGATGATGGCTGGCGATTGCCGGATGGCGTCGACCGCTCCGCGAAGAACGGCGATCATCGAAGGTCCTGCAAGCGGCGATGACTCCGTCGACATGGGTTCGACATGCATCGGTGGGGATGAACAACGTTGTGATTTCTATCGAATAGTGTTCAAACAATAGTTATATCGTTTTGTCCCTACTCTATTCGAATCGTTCAATAGTATCGATCATCGTCTCAGTTCGCCAACTCCTCCGAGGGCCGTTCGACGGTAGAGCCGGTCCGGTACAGCGACGGGACGCCGGCGACTGGACGGGTTTTTGTCGCTGGACGCCACACGACGTGGTAATGAGCGCGGAGCACGCCGACCACGAGTACGATTACGAGGAGCTGGGTCTCGTCGCCGGGCTGGAGATCCACCAACAGCTCGATACGGCATCGAAACTGTTCTGTGGCTGTCCGACGGACCGGCGTGAGCCCGAAGAGTCGACTCATCGCTTCCAGCGGTATCTCCATCCGACGAAGAGTGAACTCGGCGAGATCGATGTCGCGGCGCTCGAAGAGGCGAGCGTCGAGCGCGAATTCGAGTATCTGGCCTTCGACTCGACCTGTCTCGTGGAGGCCGACGAGGAACCACCCCATCGGATCGACGACGAAGCGATCGAGACCGTCCTGGAGATCGCCGGCCTGCTCGATATGACGCCCGTCGACGAGGCCCACGTGATGCGCAAGATCGTCGTCGACGGCTCGAACACGTCGGGGTTCCAGCGCTCGGCACGCGTCGCCGGTGACGGTGAAATCAGCACCTCCGAGGGCACGGTTGGCATCGAGGACATGGAGCTCGAAGAGGAGAGCGCCGGTCGCGTCGCCGAGACCGACGCCGGGGTGCGCTACGCGCTCGATAGACTCGGAATCCCGCTCGTCGAGATCGGCACGAAACCCGACATCGGCTCGCCGGCTCAGGCCAAGGAGGCCGCCGAGCGCATCGGCATGCTGCTGCGCTCCACAGGAAAAGTCAAGCGCGGACTCGGCACGATCCGTCAGGACGTCAACGTCTCGATCGCCGAGGGCGCGCGCGTCGAGCTCAAGGGCGTCCAGAGCCTCGACGACATCGACGACATCGTGCGCAACGAGGCCGGCCGGCAGGTCGCGCTCCTCGACATCCGCGAGGAACTCGAAGATCGTGATGCAAATGTCAGCCAGCCCGCGGACGTTTCGTCGGTGTTCGACGGAACCGACAGCGGGCTCATCGGCGGCGCGCTCTCCGGGGATGGGGTGGCGATGGCCGTCCGTCTGGAGGGGTTCGACGGGCTCGTCGGTCGCGAACTCCAGCCCGACCGCCGCCTGGGCACCGAGTTCGCCGATCACGCCAAGCGCCACGGCGTCGGTGGGATCTTCCACACCGACGAGCTGCCGGCCTACGGCGTCACCGCGGACGAAGTCACGGCGCTGCGCGAGGCGGTCGAGACGGACGAAGAGGATGCGGTGGCGATGGTCGCGGCCGAGCCCGATAGCGCGCAAGCGGCCATCGAAGCGGTCGCCGACCGCGCGCAGGCGGCCATCGACGGCGTACCCGAGGAGACCCGTGGAGCGAACGACGACGGCACGACACGCTATCTCAGACCGCTCCCGGGCGCGGCGCGGATGTACCCCGAGACGGACGTCCCTCCCGTGGAACTCGACTTCGAGGGGATCGAGACGCCCGAACTCCTCACCGAACGGGTCGAGCGCTACCGGTCGGAACTCGGGCTCGACGCCGGGCTCGCCGAGCAGGTCGCTTACGGTCGGCGGATGAGCCTGTTCGAGGCGGCCGTCGAGCGCGGTGTCGATCCAACGCTCGCGGCCGGCACGGTCGAAAGCACCGCGACCGAACTCCGGCGCGACGGCGTTCCGATCGAGAACGTGGACGACGAGCGGTTCCTCGCCGTGTTCGAGCTCTATCAGGACGGCGAGGTGACGAGCGAGGGGATCCCCGACCTGCTCGCGGCGATCGCCGAGAACCCCGAACTCTCCCCGGCCGAGGCCGCCGAGCGCGAGGGGCTCGGGAGCGCGGGCGACGACGAGGTGCGCGAGGCCGTCGTCGAGGTCGTCGAGCGAAACGAAGAACAGGTCGAACAGCAGGGGATGGGCGCGTTCTCCGGACTGATGGGCGAGTGCATGGGCGCGCTCGGCGGCCGTGCGGAGGGTGACGAGGTGAGCGAACTGCTGCGCGAGGAGATCCAGAAGCGGACCTGAGGGCCCTCACTCCGTGTCGCGATCGGGACTGAGAAAGGCCGGGCGCAGGCCGCCGAGTGCGGGCACCGGAAGCACGCGCTCGGGATCGACGCGCCGGGAGACCCAGTAGGCGACACCCACCAGGACGACCGCGAAGGCGGCGTCGGTGAGCCAGTGGATCCCCAAATAGAAGGTCGAGAGCACGATGAGGCCGGCGAGGGCGAACGCGGCGGCGGCGTATCGCGGTCCGGCCTTTCTGGCGTAGAGCGCGGCGAGCACCGACAGTCCGGTGTGGAGGCTCGGGAACGCCTTGACCATCGTGTCGGTGGCGAGCATGCCCGCCCTGATGATCGGGCTCACGTCGAAGATGAGCGGCCGGACCGCCACCGCCGGGTAGAGCGCCGGGATCCCGACCGGGACGAAGACGAAGAAGGGGACCGCGAGCAGAACGAGGACGACGTACGCGAGCGCGTAGCGCCGCGCCTCGCGCTCGTCGTGGGCCTTGAGCTTGAAATAGGTGAACAGGACGATCGTCGGAAAGCCGACGAGATAGGCGGCGGTGAACAGCAGCGTGAGCGGTTCGCTCGTCACCGACTGGAAGGCCGCGACGACAGGCCCCTCGAACTCATAGATGAGCCACGTGAACGTCCGGTCGGCGTGAAAACGGTGGGCGATCGTGTTCACGAGGTTGGTGACGATCCAGGCGACGCCGAGATATTTCCAGTCGGTCCGGAGGAACTCCTTGACGAAACCCACGGGGTCGAGCCGCGGGAGGAAGACGATCGCGGCGACGCCCATCGCGAGCAGCGAGCCGAGCGCGACCGAGAGCGTGTACGCCGTCGGCAGCGAGACCGCGAGCATCGGCGGGAATCGACGGAGACCGCACAAAGCCGTTGTGATTCCGCCCATCCCACTCGCCCTCGACGGACGATTTATTACTCGTCGTCGGCTATCGACGGGCGTGCTCGACGTGGTATCGCTGCCCGTCTGGCTGCTCGGGATGGCGCTCGGGGCCGGCTCGCTGCTGGTGGTCGCCGGCGTCTTCGCCCTCGGCGCGCGGCTGTTCCCGTCGGCCCCGATCGACGACACGAGCGCTGATCGGACGGAAAGCGGGGCGAGTGGCGACGCCAAACGCCGCCGTGAGATCCGCGACTATCTCGAGACGATCGGCGAGTCGTTCGTCGAGAACCATCCGATCGAGAGCCGATCGGTCGCCTTCTATCTGCCCGAACGCGACGTCGCGATCACGTTCGACCCGCGGGCGTACTACCGCCTCCGGCGCTCGTCGACCCACGCTGTTCTGGTCGAACACGAACTGCCCGGCGTCCACCTCGGTTCACGACTCCCCTTCGAGACGCCGGCCCTCGATATCGATGACGGGGAGATCGACCCCGCGAGCGCTGCCTTCGCGGTTCTCGATGTCCCGACCGAAGCGAGCGCGCGCGAAGTCACTGCCGCCTACCGTGAGAAAGTCAAACGAGTCCATCCCGACCACGGCGGCGATCACGAGGAGTTCAAGCGCGTGCGCGAGGCCTACACGACCGCGAAGGAACGCGCCGGTTAGTCGGTGGAGACCTCGTAGGCGACGCCGGCGTCCCGCAGCGCGTCGGTCACTTCCCCGACGCGATCGCCCGTGACGACCACTGCACAGTCCAGGCCGCGACCGGCGGCATCGGCCGCGACCGCGCCTGCCGCGAACCTGATCGGTTCGACGTCGATCCCGCGCAGCGCGACGACCGCCTCGACGCCCGCCGCCGCAACGAGATCGACGCCCTCACACGCCGTCGCGAGCGCGTCGGGCGAACTCGCCGTACCCGAGCGCACGGGTGGGACCTGCTGGACGACGACGGTGCCGGGTTCGAGATCGATGACGCCCTCGAACCCCGTGACGCCGACGACCTCGTCGCCCTCGGCCGTCCCCGTCGCCACGCCCGTCGCCGGCCCCTCATCACCGGGGGTCGCACGGAGGAGTCCGTCGTCGAGCGAGAGCGACACCTGCTGGCCCTCCTCGATCGTGTCGGTGGCGATGGCGGCGTCCTCGCCGACGCTCGACAGGACGTCGTCGGTCACGTGATCGACGAACCGCTGGAGATCGGCGGCCGAGCGGAGCAGCCAGTCGACGCCTTCCTCGGTGACGCGGTAGCGCGAACGACCCTCCTTCGTGACGAAGCCGTCATCGTCGAGTTCACGGACGTATTCGCTGACGGCCTGTGCGGTGACGCCGACGTTGTCGGCGATCTCGCCCTGGCTCACGGCCGGCTGGCGCTCGGCGATAGCCGCCAGGATGCGAAAGCGGGTCGCGTCGCGCTTGTCGTCGAGAACGTCGGTCATGGGAGGGGTCGGGCGGCCGTCATGAAAATCCTACCGTCACTCGACGGCGCGACCAATACTGTCCTCGGCGACGAGCAGCGTGTTGTACAGCGCCGTCGCGAGGAAGCCAACCAGCGCGAACACGAGCGCCGGCGGCAGGCGGCCCTTCCCCGCGATCGAGACGAGATAGCTCGCGAGCAGGCTCCCGCCGGTGGCGGCGATGTGGACCATCGAGGCGACCGGCGGCGGTTCGCCGTCGGGCTGGCGCTGTTCGGCGAGTAATCCACCGAACGCGACGACCGCGAGGAGTGCCATCGCGACGAGTGCGCCGCCGACGTAGGCCGCGACCTCCAGGATGTCCGGCGTGCCGTAGTGAGCCATGAGGATCGCGCCGCCACCCCAGATGGTGAGCGTGTAGCCGTACGCCTTCGACTCGGCGACGAGGTTGCTGGCCAGGCGCTTCGATGGCTTCATCCATCGGTCGCTCGTGCGCTCGGCGCAAAAACCACCGGGTCGACAGGACAGGTCGATCGGCTCAGGAATCGAGCACCGCACGAGCAGCCGCCCGACCGCTCTCCAGCGCGCCGTGGATCGACGACCAGTTCGTGTAGTCGCCGGCGAGATAGACGTCCCCGTCGGGTGCGTCGGTCGCCGGGAGATCGCGGTAGAACCCCGGCGGCTGGGCGAACTGCGCGAACGGGATGCGGTCGGTTGCGAGGAGTTCGAGATCGTCGAAGCGCCGCTCGGGATACCAGGCAGCGAGCGCCTCGCGCGTGCGCTCGGCGAGCTCCTCGTCGCTTCGCTCCTGCTCGCCGAGGAAGGTCGCGCTGAGCAGTTCGCGCCCAGCAGGAGAGTAGTCGGGGGCGACGGCCGACAGCGGTGCGACGTGGTTCGGTTCGGTGCCGCCGGCGTTCAGGAGCAGTTTCTTTCCCGTGTCGAGGCGCTGGTGGGTCGGCAGCGAGAGATATTGCGTCACGCAGCCCTGGGCATCGGTCGGGATCGACGCCACGTCGGTGAGCTCGCTTGCGCGTTTCGGATCGGCGGCGACCACGACTGCGTCCGTCTCGCGGCTCTCACCGGCCAGTTCGATCATCGCGCCGTTCCCGTCCGTCTTGATCGCCTCCACCTCGCTGTCGAGCGTGATCTCGACACCCTCCTCGCGCGC belongs to Halococcus qingdaonensis and includes:
- a CDS encoding CehA/McbA family metallohydrolase, whose translation is MYRIDLHAHTRFFHGHRRLGDVYDPLGGRLLAGVARARGLDGVATTNHDYYRAFDDGIAGVAVLPGIEVSTTRGHVLVVGPDPPNETDPGELTPGEVVDIAHERDCAAIIAHPYRNSTVREVDAAFDAIEVNGKHPRTREWVERLAEQYELPMTGGSDAHYPVEVGRAYTAVDVDEPTPENVVAAIRDGRVEPRVADWLPYRLIGRLYRYVHAEKDQLDTPDWATPGVGTPPEDD
- a CDS encoding diacylglycerol/lipid kinase family protein, translating into MTTAGSSLRSDGGTDARELIYNPLSGSADHTDEIYDYADEYGVSVRETSESGDAIDLARESDADYLGAAGGDGTVHEVVRGLHEADAFDSTVVGVVPTGTGNNFAGNIGVESIADGFEVLDGGETREIDLGIANGRPFVNSAIAGLTADASSETTSEMKDSLGVLAYVVNTVQTATDFDGLPLEIETAAGDDAWSGDAAFVLVGNGRRFPVEGRTQADMEDGRFEITVIEDRPTGQLVGEATLRRLLGSDTANITRLESSSLSISVREDDPGTFSLDGEMLSARELDIDVDASALSIRVGDGYEPDPPAIDEQ
- a CDS encoding NUDIX hydrolase — its product is MSTRDATDESSETPNAEQQLVAVDENDEPEGIVERLDAHTGDGVRHRAFTAMLFDEMGNLLLAQRSPEKRLWDAGWDGTVASHPREGEEQLDATRKRLEEELGVTPDQYDDLRATDRFEYKRYYYDEGLEWEVCTVLKATLTDTTIDPDDSEVGGVLWVPYERLHEHPRWYRQLDLCPWFEIAMRRDF
- a CDS encoding rhomboid family intramembrane serine protease, with translation MATCDVCGRSENMPYHCRHCGGTFCGEHRLPESHDCPGLDNWNDPEGVFDSGFDDSVNNRGGGSSGWLSGLLDTGTGGPLGYFRGNMTFVFLGLMFITYALQWVVLLTAPSYHNALFVISPEHPLYVWTWFTSIFAHSPTSITHILFNAIVIYFFGRIVESYIGSRNFTLLFLGSGALAGLGQIGIQMLQGGSTGALGASGAALAILGVLTVLNPSLRVYLYFFIPVPIWLLTIGYVVISVSGVIGGPAIGGVANAAHLVGLLVGLAYGQRVKGRKRMPNQLQFGGGRGGGGMGGPGRGRGPF
- a CDS encoding endonuclease V, producing the protein MEPVRPEFVPDPDSSREEMEALQRTVADEAIFADEFPFDPATVSMANTLTPTTGDSPIVVGIDQAFLDERAVGAVVALRDGEVIERASAAVDCEFPYIPGLLSFREAGAIVAAVGNLDTQPDLAVFDGSGRIHYREAGLATHLGVVFDLPSIGVAKNLLCGSPQGSLDGRSEGARVAIDADEDVEGTDEIIGYALQTRQYDSGNRHINPVYVSPGHRVGPETAADLVEQLCDGYKLPEPTRLADSHAATAKGEFGERARNDGS
- a CDS encoding SDR family oxidoreductase, which gives rise to MAKTVLITGCSSGIGRATAEAFLDAEWTVYATARDDADVSNLELAGCETAALDVTDDDQVESVVERIVEETDRIDCLVNNAGYGQFGPIEDVPTERAREQFETNTLGPHRLIRAVLPHMRDRGRGRIINVSSTAGRFATPGRGVYAGSKSALEAMSESLRTEVADYGIDVSVVAPGPVATAFDERAGDELDGLERSGAYEVFYDYFEDYRTVVEGGVGTVSPADVADAILDAAVAPDPPARYPVGTLAGVAEYARFLPAGVRNSLYDLVRRFV
- a CDS encoding glycerophosphoryl diester phosphodiesterase membrane domain-containing protein; protein product: MSTESSPLAGPSMIAVLRGAVDAIRQSPAIIGLFIVSGLFGIVLPPFTGVAARLLLILVGVVIAYRALGGRTRTDSPFLLRLFMAFLATVASYLSVLVGGMALAVPGSIGWIGFFVFALPGLYLYLRLFLSTPAVMIDGYGPAEALTTSWRLMNGSVLATAFAVTLVFVCGLVVLVSLFGIVQSAFVAEIGGVLIMDSFLAGMQAFLYLQLTERS
- the gatE gene encoding Glu-tRNA(Gln) amidotransferase subunit GatE, which produces MSAEHADHEYDYEELGLVAGLEIHQQLDTASKLFCGCPTDRREPEESTHRFQRYLHPTKSELGEIDVAALEEASVEREFEYLAFDSTCLVEADEEPPHRIDDEAIETVLEIAGLLDMTPVDEAHVMRKIVVDGSNTSGFQRSARVAGDGEISTSEGTVGIEDMELEEESAGRVAETDAGVRYALDRLGIPLVEIGTKPDIGSPAQAKEAAERIGMLLRSTGKVKRGLGTIRQDVNVSIAEGARVELKGVQSLDDIDDIVRNEAGRQVALLDIREELEDRDANVSQPADVSSVFDGTDSGLIGGALSGDGVAMAVRLEGFDGLVGRELQPDRRLGTEFADHAKRHGVGGIFHTDELPAYGVTADEVTALREAVETDEEDAVAMVAAEPDSAQAAIEAVADRAQAAIDGVPEETRGANDDGTTRYLRPLPGAARMYPETDVPPVELDFEGIETPELLTERVERYRSELGLDAGLAEQVAYGRRMSLFEAAVERGVDPTLAAGTVESTATELRRDGVPIENVDDERFLAVFELYQDGEVTSEGIPDLLAAIAENPELSPAEAAEREGLGSAGDDEVREAVVEVVERNEEQVEQQGMGAFSGLMGECMGALGGRAEGDEVSELLREEIQKRT
- a CDS encoding phosphatase PAP2 family protein — translated: MLAVSLPTAYTLSVALGSLLAMGVAAIVFLPRLDPVGFVKEFLRTDWKYLGVAWIVTNLVNTIAHRFHADRTFTWLIYEFEGPVVAAFQSVTSEPLTLLFTAAYLVGFPTIVLFTYFKLKAHDEREARRYALAYVVLVLLAVPFFVFVPVGIPALYPAVAVRPLIFDVSPIIRAGMLATDTMVKAFPSLHTGLSVLAALYARKAGPRYAAAAFALAGLIVLSTFYLGIHWLTDAAFAVVLVGVAYWVSRRVDPERVLPVPALGGLRPAFLSPDRDTE
- a CDS encoding J domain-containing protein, with amino-acid sequence MLDVVSLPVWLLGMALGAGSLLVVAGVFALGARLFPSAPIDDTSADRTESGASGDAKRRREIRDYLETIGESFVENHPIESRSVAFYLPERDVAITFDPRAYYRLRRSSTHAVLVEHELPGVHLGSRLPFETPALDIDDGEIDPASAAFAVLDVPTEASAREVTAAYREKVKRVHPDHGGDHEEFKRVREAYTTAKERAG
- a CDS encoding DUF7839 domain-containing protein, which codes for MTDVLDDKRDATRFRILAAIAERQPAVSQGEIADNVGVTAQAVSEYVRELDDDGFVTKEGRSRYRVTEEGVDWLLRSAADLQRFVDHVTDDVLSSVGEDAAIATDTIEEGQQVSLSLDDGLLRATPGDEGPATGVATGTAEGDEVVGVTGFEGVIDLEPGTVVVQQVPPVRSGTASSPDALATACEGVDLVAAAGVEAVVALRGIDVEPIRFAAGAVAADAAGRGLDCAVVVTGDRVGEVTDALRDAGVAYEVSTD
- a CDS encoding NAD(P)/FAD-dependent oxidoreductase; this encodes MTQVIVGGGLAGLVAARHLAADGADVELLERRESVGGRVRSREIDGYTLDRGFQVLFTGYPAAQRELDYRELDLQYFTPGATLARPGSRSVLADPRRDPASLTETLFNANVSIGDMTSLFGLWRELANEDESEVFAGGDESIDAFLRDRGFSNRFVERFFAPFYGGITLDRTLATSAAVFRYTFRMLAGGSIAVPAAGMGAIADQLADAAREEGVEITLDSEVEAIKTDGNGAMIELAGESRETDAVVVAADPKRASELTDVASIPTDAQGCVTQYLSLPTHQRLDTGKKLLLNAGGTEPNHVAPLSAVAPDYSPAGRELLSATFLGEQERSDEELAERTREALAAWYPERRFDDLELLATDRIPFAQFAQPPGFYRDLPATDAPDGDVYLAGDYTNWSSIHGALESGRAAARAVLDS